Proteins from one Leptonema illini DSM 21528 genomic window:
- a CDS encoding flagellin: MIINHNMSAINANRVLKFNVWDVDRSMEKLASGLRINRAGDDASGLAVSEKMRAQIQGLRQAERNAEDGMSFIQTAEGYLQQTADIIHRIRTLGVQAANGIYSAQDRQLIQVEVSQLVDEVDRIASQAEFNRFDLLLGRFSKTSRNGSMWFHMGPNQNQRERAFIGTMTSTSLGLRGADRRTVSVSTPGAANATIGAADKALDVILRQRADLGAYYNRLEHTAKGLMNAYENVQASESRIRDADMAEEVVRLTTKQILTESSTAMLAHAGVRPQGVLQLLR, from the coding sequence TTCTCAAGTTCAACGTCTGGGACGTGGACCGCTCCATGGAAAAACTCGCCTCCGGGCTCCGGATCAACCGGGCTGGAGACGACGCTTCCGGGTTAGCCGTCTCAGAGAAAATGCGGGCGCAGATACAGGGACTGCGTCAGGCTGAGCGAAACGCCGAGGACGGGATGAGCTTCATCCAGACCGCGGAGGGCTATCTGCAGCAGACTGCAGATATCATTCATCGAATCCGCACGTTAGGCGTGCAGGCGGCGAACGGCATTTACAGTGCTCAGGATCGTCAGCTGATTCAGGTGGAGGTATCTCAGCTTGTTGACGAGGTGGACCGTATCGCCAGCCAGGCGGAGTTTAACCGGTTCGACCTGCTTCTGGGTCGTTTCTCGAAGACCTCGCGAAACGGCTCGATGTGGTTCCATATGGGACCGAATCAGAATCAGAGGGAGCGTGCCTTCATCGGTACGATGACCTCGACGTCTCTGGGGCTCCGCGGTGCGGATCGCAGAACGGTGAGCGTATCGACTCCGGGAGCCGCGAATGCGACGATCGGAGCGGCCGATAAAGCTCTGGATGTGATTCTGAGGCAGCGTGCCGATCTCGGAGCGTATTATAACCGCCTCGAGCACACGGCAAAGGGGCTGATGAACGCCTATGAAAACGTTCAGGCCTCGGAGTCGCGGATTCGGGACGCAGACATGGCCGAAGAGGTGGTGAGGCTGACGACGAAACAGATCCTCACCGAAAGCTCGACTGCCATGCTGGCCCATGCCGGCGTCCGACCACAGGGTGTATTGCAGCTCTTGCGATAA
- a CDS encoding LA_3696 family protein — protein MNQFDYPETSLNTQGGSMPHFIKLPEEVAAVFGDAAPKFVDFLATTFSIQGDEVAHMSAISFERTLEKETSSIRLEIAELRTDTQTAIAELRTDTQTAIADLRTETMTAIADLRTDTQTAITDLRSEMKADFSDMQKQISGIHKDISAQTKWILVGLAAAVTLYPIVTRLVSRLFP, from the coding sequence TTGAATCAGTTCGACTATCCAGAGACCTCCCTGAATACACAGGGAGGGTCTATGCCACATTTTATTAAATTGCCCGAAGAGGTTGCGGCGGTCTTTGGAGATGCCGCTCCAAAATTTGTTGACTTTCTTGCAACGACGTTCTCCATTCAGGGAGACGAGGTTGCTCACATGTCTGCGATTTCCTTTGAAAGAACGCTCGAGAAAGAGACATCAAGCATACGGCTCGAAATCGCCGAACTGCGCACCGACACGCAGACGGCCATCGCTGAACTCAGAACGGACACGCAGACCGCTATTGCCGATCTCAGAACGGAGACCATGACTGCCATTGCCGATCTCCGGACGGACACTCAGACCGCTATTACCGACCTTCGCTCTGAAATGAAGGCGGATTTTTCGGACATGCAAAAGCAGATATCTGGAATCCATAAAGACATCTCAGCACAGACAAAGTGGATTCTCGTCGGATTGGCGGCGGCGGTTACGCTCTATCCTATTGTCACGAGATTGGTCAGTCGTCTGTTTCCTTAA
- a CDS encoding TPM domain-containing protein gives MLAVLTIQSLEGEILEEYSLRVAETWKLGRKDVDDGILLLVAVDDRKVRIEVGYGLEGILPDASCRRILDETILPEFRGGDFESGIEAGVERIAKTIESGELPEVEAVPVMDALMAYDGVPEGKWIAGPFSMFVIGVFTFMMIFHKEMPFGFMYPFLLIFWTVFPLVIFGFAEWKYLIGFYLIGVPILRIFAPRIPGLKRISEGVSSNVSYSGGSGWSSSSGSSGFSGGGGSFGGGGSSGSW, from the coding sequence CTGCTTGCCGTCCTTACGATACAATCTCTTGAAGGCGAGATCCTCGAAGAGTATTCGCTTCGCGTGGCCGAGACATGGAAGCTCGGCCGCAAAGATGTCGATGACGGTATTCTTCTTCTTGTAGCCGTCGACGATCGCAAGGTTCGCATTGAAGTCGGCTATGGACTGGAAGGCATACTGCCCGACGCCTCCTGTCGGCGCATCCTTGACGAGACGATCCTGCCTGAGTTTCGCGGCGGTGACTTTGAATCGGGCATTGAGGCGGGCGTTGAGCGGATCGCTAAGACTATCGAAAGCGGAGAGTTACCCGAAGTGGAGGCCGTTCCGGTAATGGACGCATTGATGGCCTATGACGGCGTACCCGAGGGCAAGTGGATCGCCGGTCCGTTTTCCATGTTTGTTATAGGCGTGTTTACGTTTATGATGATATTTCATAAAGAGATGCCTTTTGGCTTCATGTATCCTTTTCTTTTGATCTTCTGGACGGTTTTCCCTCTCGTCATATTCGGCTTTGCCGAATGGAAGTATCTGATCGGATTCTATCTTATCGGAGTACCGATCCTGCGCATCTTTGCGCCCAGAATCCCCGGACTGAAACGCATATCAGAAGGCGTTAGCAGTAACGTCTCATATTCAGGAGGAAGCGGCTGGTCGAGTTCGTCGGGCTCTTCAGGATTTTCCGGAGGAGGAGGCAGCTTTGGCGGCGGTGGATCGAGCGGTTCCTGGTAG
- a CDS encoding AAA domain-containing protein — MARYSTANEELQAVLSALLDEEKAERAEHADLMKGLSLAQKKAEGLAVYPLRFQEGIIYRGGRWKLRFEHDPLSHRITEGAPVKLFRDDEVTDGIAVRISSAAIDVVVDDYPDWIEEGKIRLEASFPDLTWREMRFALQQMLEAEDQKGEKGQRARLRDRLLGYTELSALTLESEPHRSNELNASQDEAVTGILNTPDFAVVHGPPGTGKTTTLVAAIAALYRREESVLVCAATNAAVDLLALKLDEQGIPVLRIGHPARVYDAAQALTLEGRMESRSEAKLLAKYRAEAAQLFRQARRFRRSFGAAERAERESLFAEYRALQKTIREMEKTALGDIIERTPVVCATLTGASHPSIREKRFTTVVIDEATQALEPACYIPLLKNPERIIMAGDHQQLAPLIRLPASPLSETLFAKMIERHKDSGRVFFLNEQYRMQPVILGFSNQRFYEGRLVTHDSVLNRPPMRMKPEAEVSLTGSLLFVDTAGSDATEEQDADSESRFNRFEAMLLVRIVERMLRLGEDDPESVALIAPYRAQVDLLRSLCSDVATLPTGQAIEVDTVDSFQGAERDWIGVSFTRNNEEAEIGFLKDLRRTNVAMTRARRRLILVGDSTTLSMHPFYADLIAYAQSESSYFSVWEEPFASLVDL, encoded by the coding sequence GTGGCTCGATATTCCACTGCAAACGAAGAGCTCCAGGCCGTTCTCTCGGCGCTCCTTGACGAGGAGAAGGCGGAGCGCGCCGAACATGCCGATCTGATGAAAGGTCTTTCCCTTGCACAGAAAAAGGCGGAGGGGCTGGCCGTTTATCCGCTTCGTTTTCAAGAGGGGATCATCTACCGTGGCGGACGCTGGAAATTGCGTTTTGAGCATGATCCGCTGAGCCATCGTATCACAGAAGGCGCACCGGTGAAGCTGTTTCGCGATGACGAAGTGACCGACGGTATAGCCGTACGCATCAGCTCAGCGGCGATAGATGTCGTCGTCGACGACTATCCGGACTGGATTGAAGAAGGAAAGATACGACTTGAGGCGTCCTTTCCGGATCTCACCTGGCGCGAGATGCGTTTCGCCTTACAGCAGATGCTTGAGGCCGAAGATCAAAAAGGAGAGAAAGGGCAGCGTGCCCGACTGCGCGATCGGCTACTTGGTTATACAGAGCTTTCGGCTCTTACCTTAGAATCAGAGCCACACCGTTCGAATGAGTTAAACGCATCGCAGGACGAGGCCGTTACAGGCATACTAAATACGCCCGACTTTGCCGTCGTTCATGGTCCTCCTGGAACCGGAAAGACGACGACGCTTGTTGCAGCGATCGCCGCCCTTTACAGGCGCGAAGAAAGCGTGCTCGTATGCGCGGCGACGAATGCTGCCGTCGATCTGCTTGCATTGAAACTCGACGAGCAGGGCATACCCGTTCTGCGTATCGGGCATCCGGCTCGCGTCTACGATGCAGCACAGGCGCTCACACTGGAAGGCCGCATGGAGTCGCGATCAGAGGCGAAGCTGCTTGCGAAATACCGTGCGGAGGCCGCGCAATTATTCCGGCAGGCCCGCCGTTTCCGTCGCAGCTTCGGCGCTGCCGAGCGAGCGGAACGAGAGTCTCTCTTTGCCGAATACAGAGCGCTGCAGAAGACGATCCGCGAGATGGAAAAGACGGCGCTTGGCGACATCATCGAAAGGACGCCCGTCGTCTGCGCAACGTTAACCGGAGCGTCACATCCCTCTATTCGGGAAAAGCGGTTCACCACCGTTGTGATCGACGAAGCAACACAGGCGCTTGAGCCGGCCTGTTATATCCCTCTTTTGAAGAATCCCGAGCGCATCATCATGGCCGGGGATCATCAGCAGCTTGCCCCGTTGATCCGCCTTCCTGCCTCGCCGCTCTCTGAAACGCTTTTCGCGAAGATGATCGAGCGGCATAAAGATTCCGGTCGCGTTTTCTTCCTGAATGAACAATACCGTATGCAGCCGGTCATCCTCGGCTTTTCCAATCAACGCTTCTATGAAGGTCGTCTTGTTACGCACGACTCAGTGCTCAATCGCCCGCCCATGCGCATGAAGCCCGAAGCAGAGGTTAGCCTTACCGGGTCGCTGCTCTTTGTCGATACGGCGGGTAGCGACGCCACAGAGGAGCAGGATGCCGATTCCGAAAGCCGCTTCAATCGCTTTGAGGCGATGCTGCTTGTTCGCATTGTCGAACGGATGTTACGGCTTGGCGAAGACGATCCAGAATCCGTCGCGCTGATAGCGCCTTACAGGGCACAGGTCGATCTCCTGCGCTCCCTGTGTTCTGATGTGGCCACGCTTCCGACAGGGCAGGCGATTGAAGTCGATACGGTCGACTCGTTTCAAGGAGCGGAGCGCGACTGGATCGGCGTCTCGTTTACAAGAAATAACGAAGAGGCTGAGATCGGATTCTTAAAAGACCTGCGACGCACGAATGTGGCCATGACACGGGCGCGAAGACGATTGATTCTGGTCGGCGATAGTACGACGCTGAGCATGCATCCCTTTTATGCAGATCTGATTGCTTACGCTCAGAGCGAGAGCTCGTACTTCAGCGTCTGGGAAGAGCCTTTCGCCTCGCTCGTTGACCTGTAG
- the asnB gene encoding asparagine synthase (glutamine-hydrolyzing), with product MCGIAGYWNSDGASPDVMTLAGMVAIQRHRGPDGYGWHVDHERGLGMAHTRLAIIDLDERSRQPLLSANGEIAVTVNGELYDFQKIRADLYARGDRFRTKSDSEILLHLYPRYGIEGTLSYLRGEFAFALFDRRSDTLFLARDRFGIKPLYYYADQDRLIFSSEMKGIFAHPDVPRSFSEEGLFHQLMQTQVPGTTPYTGIRQVPPGRFLAVRRKRNGGFHIEQHTYWDADFPLAGEWRFTDEKDAIERVRASLLDAIQARLVADVPVGCYLSGGIDSCSILGLAAACRQDPVKAFTIGFDDAGYDESPIAKRMAASTGADQDIMMLRGEDLYTSFVDTHWHTERTIYNTLGVAKFLMSRHVRDEGYRVVLTGEGSDELFAGYPGFRRDYFLRSDQASGSHHERRLQSSNALFRGAMLSENEIDNSALNALCGFTPSSLQPWLAAGSDVPALLHPTIRASLRGYDPGGAIAETLSADRIRGRHPLDIAQYVWIKTMLEGQILTWGGDRVDMAHSMEARPAFLDHNLAAVAFQIAPDLRIREGREKHVLREAMKGLLPEELYNREKFAFMAPPAHRNEEKSRAFSDLAADFLSDEAIEEAGLLDRQGVRELERRRRHPSGDQAELVRIDALLNHALGVQILRRNLLSSDLPAKAKRLALQKEQTPAAS from the coding sequence ATGTGCGGAATCGCCGGATACTGGAACTCTGACGGAGCATCACCCGACGTGATGACGCTGGCGGGTATGGTAGCCATTCAGAGACATAGGGGCCCCGACGGATACGGCTGGCATGTCGACCATGAGCGCGGACTCGGGATGGCACATACGCGTCTGGCCATTATAGATCTGGACGAGCGCAGTCGTCAGCCGTTGCTTTCGGCTAACGGAGAGATAGCCGTCACGGTGAACGGAGAACTGTACGACTTTCAAAAGATTCGTGCCGATCTTTACGCGCGCGGAGATCGCTTTCGCACCAAAAGCGATTCAGAGATTCTGCTGCATCTGTATCCACGGTATGGCATAGAGGGGACTCTCTCATACTTGAGGGGAGAGTTTGCCTTCGCTCTTTTCGATCGCAGAAGCGATACGCTGTTTCTTGCCCGTGATCGTTTCGGTATCAAGCCGCTCTATTATTATGCCGATCAGGATCGCCTTATCTTTTCGTCAGAGATGAAAGGGATTTTCGCTCATCCTGACGTTCCACGCTCCTTTTCAGAGGAAGGGCTTTTTCACCAGCTCATGCAGACTCAGGTTCCGGGAACGACTCCGTACACAGGCATCCGTCAGGTTCCGCCGGGTCGATTCCTTGCGGTGCGACGAAAGCGCAATGGCGGTTTTCATATCGAGCAGCACACCTACTGGGATGCCGATTTTCCTCTTGCCGGCGAGTGGCGTTTTACCGATGAAAAAGATGCCATCGAGCGCGTGCGTGCGTCTCTACTTGACGCCATCCAGGCGAGGTTAGTCGCCGATGTGCCCGTCGGATGCTATCTCTCGGGCGGTATCGATTCCTGCTCGATCCTGGGGCTTGCCGCCGCCTGCCGTCAGGATCCTGTGAAGGCTTTTACGATCGGCTTCGATGACGCCGGTTATGACGAGAGCCCCATTGCAAAGCGCATGGCGGCCTCTACAGGAGCCGATCAGGATATTATGATGTTGCGCGGCGAAGACCTGTATACGTCCTTCGTCGACACACACTGGCATACGGAACGAACTATCTACAATACGCTTGGCGTCGCAAAATTCTTGATGAGCCGCCATGTGCGCGATGAGGGCTACCGGGTCGTTCTGACGGGAGAGGGCTCTGATGAGCTTTTCGCTGGTTATCCGGGTTTTCGTCGCGATTACTTCCTGCGATCCGATCAGGCATCGGGTTCGCATCATGAGAGGCGTTTGCAGTCATCCAATGCGCTTTTTCGCGGCGCCATGCTCTCTGAAAACGAGATTGATAACTCCGCCCTGAACGCCCTCTGCGGCTTCACGCCGTCTTCGCTCCAGCCGTGGCTTGCCGCCGGATCCGATGTCCCGGCATTGCTGCATCCGACGATTCGCGCAAGTCTGCGTGGATACGATCCTGGCGGGGCAATCGCCGAGACTCTATCAGCGGATCGTATTCGAGGGCGTCATCCGCTTGATATTGCTCAATATGTGTGGATCAAGACGATGCTCGAAGGGCAGATCCTTACGTGGGGAGGCGATCGCGTCGACATGGCTCACAGTATGGAGGCTCGGCCGGCCTTTCTCGATCATAACCTTGCCGCCGTCGCCTTTCAGATCGCTCCCGATCTGCGGATTCGCGAAGGACGCGAGAAGCATGTCCTGCGCGAAGCGATGAAGGGCCTGTTACCCGAAGAGCTGTATAACCGTGAGAAATTTGCCTTCATGGCCCCGCCGGCTCATCGTAACGAAGAAAAGAGCAGGGCCTTCTCCGATCTGGCAGCGGATTTCCTCTCTGACGAGGCCATCGAAGAAGCCGGTCTTCTTGACCGGCAGGGAGTTCGAGAGCTGGAACGGCGCAGACGACATCCGTCCGGAGATCAGGCAGAGCTTGTTCGTATCGATGCGTTGCTGAACCATGCGCTTGGTGTGCAGATCCTCAGGCGCAACCTGCTTTCCTCTGATCTGCCGGCGAAGGCAAAGAGGCTGGCTTTGCAGAAGGAACAGACGCCGGCCGCCAGCTGA
- a CDS encoding aspartate/ornithine carbamoyltransferase family protein, protein MNTALLHPLLTEPVRVRDGVTGIERPVALMEAIEENPAPLMDLANRHIVSVRQFSHETVIQLLRLAAMYESQPVPLHRPLGGKLLISAFYEPSTRTRISFESAWHRLGGDIMSITDPATTGIAKGESLRDVAEMFSNYGDVMVLRDNNAGAVYDMLPSLRIPIVNAGNGIDEHPTQALADLYTILKWRPDLASRHTIRSKVRIGIIGTPGRMRTVRSLLLMLTLIDYAIEEVVVIHPDREIFSEGQREELEQAGLKIRCERRLRQVLNNLDVIYINSIAWVGDTYETLTGDMRLSADLPLKKGSIILHPLARGEELAFDLDGTSHNWYFAQARGAVFVRMALLTCLVQRIGEVIDAGSARGGL, encoded by the coding sequence ATGAATACAGCATTACTGCATCCATTGCTTACAGAGCCGGTTCGTGTACGCGACGGCGTCACCGGTATCGAGCGGCCGGTGGCATTGATGGAGGCGATCGAAGAGAATCCCGCTCCGCTGATGGACCTCGCCAATCGTCATATCGTTTCGGTCCGTCAATTTTCGCATGAGACGGTCATTCAGCTCTTGCGCCTTGCTGCCATGTACGAAAGCCAACCCGTCCCGCTTCACCGACCGCTTGGCGGAAAATTATTGATCAGCGCCTTTTACGAGCCAAGCACGCGGACGCGCATCTCTTTTGAAAGCGCCTGGCACAGGCTTGGAGGCGATATCATGTCGATCACCGACCCCGCCACTACGGGTATAGCAAAAGGCGAAAGTCTGCGAGACGTTGCCGAGATGTTTTCCAACTACGGAGACGTGATGGTTCTCCGTGATAACAATGCCGGAGCCGTGTACGATATGCTGCCTTCGTTGCGTATTCCCATAGTGAACGCCGGTAATGGAATCGATGAGCATCCTACTCAGGCGCTTGCCGATCTTTATACGATCCTGAAATGGCGGCCTGATCTTGCCTCCAGACACACGATACGAAGCAAGGTTCGCATTGGTATCATCGGAACTCCGGGCCGCATGCGCACGGTACGCAGCCTGCTCTTAATGCTTACTCTTATCGACTACGCTATTGAAGAGGTTGTCGTGATACATCCTGACCGCGAGATATTCTCAGAGGGGCAACGGGAAGAGCTTGAGCAGGCCGGATTAAAGATCCGATGTGAACGTCGTTTGAGACAGGTTCTGAATAACCTGGATGTTATCTATATTAACTCGATCGCATGGGTGGGCGACACCTACGAAACGTTAACCGGCGATATGCGACTTTCGGCGGACCTGCCGCTCAAGAAGGGCAGTATTATTCTGCATCCGCTTGCGCGCGGAGAGGAGCTTGCCTTCGATCTCGACGGGACGTCGCATAACTGGTATTTCGCTCAGGCGCGAGGAGCCGTTTTTGTACGCATGGCGCTTCTTACATGTCTTGTGCAAAGGATTGGAGAAGTGATCGATGCCGGATCGGCACGAGGAGGATTATAA
- a CDS encoding sodium:solute symporter family protein, with translation MTTGIIKETTLFLSFETAGLLLLGFSVLWVLLGWWLGRKTKTIDDHMLAGRNVGLALGTATAMATWVTANTTMVAPQFAYEFGILGVFGYSLGAVGLILFAPMAERIRAMLPDGCTAGDFMRMRFGHTAWRIFLFFSLVYAMGWLVSLGMAGGILIQALSGIEYRIGMTVILGVCTLYTLLGGLRAVIATDFIQSLIILGGIAFLGYRISTGDMVDRAHAALLTERPQLLNLLLPAALMFLFNNLIFGIGEIFHSNVWWSRAFAFRKGVGAKAYLLSGLFWVPVPVVAGYLAFVAPAMAVNVPRADMVGPLAAAHLAGEVGAVLIFVIIFAALASSMDSLLAATTDLLVEDVYRRHLKPQATPEQRLKASRFMLLGLAFVVWLLCLPDLERMGQILNFAGPFVASMIWPILGGLYWERTSATGVSLSMVAGSVAGLAGYFIVGFYVSALLGAAVSLLVLVAASVAFPGRFELSRGKYDS, from the coding sequence ATGACCACGGGTATAATCAAGGAAACGACGCTCTTTCTTTCATTCGAAACGGCCGGTCTGCTTCTGCTCGGGTTCAGTGTACTCTGGGTATTGCTTGGATGGTGGCTGGGGCGAAAGACGAAGACGATCGATGATCATATGCTTGCCGGTCGCAATGTCGGACTGGCACTTGGAACGGCTACGGCGATGGCTACCTGGGTGACGGCTAACACTACGATGGTCGCTCCGCAGTTCGCGTATGAGTTCGGCATTCTGGGCGTATTCGGTTATTCTCTCGGCGCCGTCGGTTTGATCCTCTTTGCACCGATGGCCGAGCGCATACGGGCGATGTTGCCTGATGGCTGTACGGCCGGCGATTTTATGCGCATGCGATTCGGGCATACGGCATGGCGCATCTTTCTTTTCTTCTCTCTTGTTTATGCGATGGGATGGCTTGTAAGCCTGGGCATGGCCGGCGGTATTTTGATCCAGGCATTATCGGGTATCGAATACCGCATCGGCATGACGGTTATCCTGGGCGTGTGTACGCTGTACACCCTGCTTGGAGGTCTGCGCGCCGTCATAGCTACCGATTTTATTCAGAGCCTGATTATTCTCGGCGGTATCGCCTTTCTCGGTTATCGCATCAGCACGGGCGATATGGTGGACCGGGCCCATGCCGCGCTGCTCACCGAGCGGCCTCAGCTTTTGAACCTGTTACTGCCCGCCGCTCTCATGTTTCTTTTTAATAATCTCATCTTTGGTATCGGTGAGATCTTTCATTCTAACGTCTGGTGGAGTCGAGCGTTTGCCTTTCGTAAAGGAGTAGGGGCGAAGGCCTATCTGCTTTCTGGATTGTTCTGGGTTCCGGTACCGGTCGTCGCCGGATACCTTGCCTTTGTCGCACCGGCGATGGCGGTGAACGTTCCGCGTGCCGATATGGTCGGTCCGCTTGCCGCCGCTCATCTGGCCGGAGAGGTCGGCGCCGTACTCATCTTTGTCATCATTTTCGCCGCTCTTGCATCGAGCATGGACTCGCTGCTTGCGGCGACGACGGATCTGCTTGTTGAAGACGTATATCGTCGGCATCTCAAGCCACAGGCCACTCCGGAGCAAAGACTGAAGGCATCGCGTTTTATGCTGCTGGGGTTAGCCTTCGTCGTCTGGCTGCTCTGCCTGCCCGACCTGGAGCGCATGGGGCAGATACTCAACTTCGCCGGTCCGTTCGTGGCCAGCATGATCTGGCCGATTCTTGGCGGCCTGTACTGGGAACGTACCAGTGCTACGGGCGTCAGTCTGAGTATGGTTGCGGGCAGTGTGGCCGGTCTCGCCGGTTATTTTATCGTAGGCTTCTATGTTTCGGCTCTGCTCGGAGCGGCCGTTTCGCTGCTTGTACTTGTGGCCGCGAGCGTGGCTTTTCCAGGACGCTTTGAGCTTTCACGAGGAAAGTATGACTCTTGA
- a CDS encoding P-II family nitrogen regulator, translating to MKKIEAYIRPFKLEELKKELLALGVSELRFFPVQEWSEVHVQEFYRGTVFEVDFVTRTVLMLLVEDEAVERVIRVIQNLCSTGSRQESGEGDGRVLVIPVEREVRL from the coding sequence ATGAAAAAAATTGAGGCATACATACGTCCGTTCAAGCTCGAAGAGCTGAAAAAAGAGCTGCTGGCGCTCGGCGTGAGCGAGTTGCGCTTCTTCCCTGTACAGGAATGGAGCGAGGTTCACGTGCAGGAATTTTATAGAGGTACGGTGTTCGAGGTGGATTTCGTTACAAGGACGGTGTTGATGCTTCTTGTAGAGGATGAGGCCGTAGAACGGGTCATCAGGGTTATCCAGAATCTCTGCTCGACGGGATCAAGGCAGGAGTCAGGTGAGGGAGATGGGAGGGTTCTCGTTATCCCCGTTGAACGTGAGGTGAGGCTTTGA
- the dinB gene encoding DNA polymerase IV: MSMRKIIHIDMDAFYASVEQRDDPDLRGRPVVVGGPPDSRSVVCTASYEARKFGIRSAMACSKAYRLCPDAVFVFPRFDVYKEVSDQIRAIFVSYTDLVEPLSLDEAYLDVTSNKFQIPYAVTIARQIKARIKEETGLTASAGVASGKFLAKIASGMNKPDGLTVILPDQAIAFLEALPVGDFFGVGKVTEKKMKEHGIFTGADLKSRSLSELVSLFGKSGMHLYRLVRGIDEAPVIPFRERKSVGIEDTFSADVSDVVELMQRLRQLAEGLSFRLARHGKPGRTITVKVKYADFETHSKSETRSSIPVAADALHQMGRSLLEQLLEEGRPVRLLGLSVHGFISEDDPQLQLFD, encoded by the coding sequence GTGTCAATGCGAAAGATCATTCATATCGACATGGACGCCTTTTATGCGAGCGTCGAGCAGCGCGATGATCCCGATCTTCGCGGTCGACCCGTCGTCGTCGGAGGACCGCCCGATTCGCGTTCTGTCGTATGTACGGCCAGTTATGAGGCGCGTAAATTCGGCATCCGATCTGCGATGGCCTGCTCGAAGGCCTACCGACTATGTCCTGATGCCGTTTTTGTTTTTCCGCGCTTTGACGTGTATAAAGAAGTATCGGATCAGATCCGGGCGATCTTTGTCAGCTATACGGATCTTGTCGAACCTCTGTCTCTCGACGAGGCCTATCTCGATGTAACCTCGAATAAGTTCCAGATACCGTATGCCGTGACCATAGCTCGACAGATCAAGGCTCGCATTAAAGAAGAAACGGGCCTCACCGCTTCGGCCGGAGTGGCCTCGGGAAAATTCCTTGCAAAGATCGCCTCGGGCATGAACAAGCCGGATGGGTTAACCGTCATCCTGCCAGATCAGGCGATCGCCTTCCTCGAAGCGCTGCCCGTCGGCGATTTCTTCGGCGTCGGCAAGGTTACCGAGAAAAAGATGAAGGAGCATGGCATCTTCACGGGAGCCGATCTTAAATCACGAAGCCTGTCAGAGCTTGTATCGCTTTTCGGTAAAAGCGGAATGCATCTCTATCGACTTGTGCGCGGAATCGACGAAGCGCCTGTGATACCTTTCCGGGAGCGCAAATCGGTGGGCATCGAAGATACTTTCTCGGCCGATGTAAGCGATGTCGTTGAACTCATGCAGAGATTACGTCAGCTTGCAGAGGGCCTGTCCTTTCGCCTTGCAAGGCATGGTAAGCCGGGCAGAACGATTACAGTGAAAGTAAAATACGCCGATTTTGAAACGCATTCGAAGAGCGAAACGCGCTCTTCGATTCCCGTGGCAGCGGATGCGTTGCATCAGATGGGCCGATCCCTGTTAGAGCAGCTTCTTGAAGAAGGGCGCCCGGTGCGACTCCTGGGATTGAGTGTGCATGGTTTTATATCAGAAGATGATCCGCAGTTGCAGCTTTTCGATTGA